A genomic segment from Pseudalkalibacillus berkeleyi encodes:
- a CDS encoding DUF4317 domain-containing protein yields MNKKDIAGLRRQLKVDNDLMKISDIFNVYIMKETTDIYHYQSQPFEMLDRDQQELFIKNFKKLITGQVDEKLFELKFKRDADNHSQLILHKGLLSKEVEDWKDQMLQMTEKMIKDNPYEKDVVITFIRAEYLKPMKKRNDEAEESERDAVYSHPFILCSINKTQEAKRELVFDYVEKAFKYNIDVDSVIDLDTPMTGFLFPAFSNGASDVNHVLYAANKANEPDYRFIDEVLNGDHTITAKEDKEVFEEVMKDVMGDQLTPSTLANVYREINTMVEENEDDEEPRLDYKNVERVLNQSGGEQVESEKVKAAFERITDNESYELKASSVVPKYKSKSIKIQTKVANISISPQDLEYVRQVNYKGKRCIMIEVEEDVDIEGFRLLPEAFGE; encoded by the coding sequence ATGAACAAGAAAGATATAGCTGGATTGCGCAGACAATTGAAAGTGGACAATGACTTAATGAAGATCTCGGACATTTTCAACGTATATATTATGAAAGAAACGACAGACATTTATCATTATCAGAGCCAGCCGTTCGAAATGCTCGACCGGGATCAACAGGAGCTATTTATTAAAAACTTCAAGAAACTGATCACCGGACAGGTAGATGAAAAGCTTTTTGAATTAAAGTTCAAGCGGGACGCAGACAATCACAGCCAGCTTATCCTACATAAAGGCTTACTAAGCAAAGAGGTTGAAGACTGGAAGGATCAAATGCTTCAAATGACGGAGAAAATGATCAAAGACAATCCGTATGAAAAGGATGTCGTGATCACCTTCATCCGCGCCGAATATTTGAAACCGATGAAAAAGCGAAATGATGAAGCAGAAGAAAGTGAACGAGATGCGGTTTACTCCCACCCCTTCATCCTTTGCAGCATCAATAAAACACAAGAGGCAAAAAGAGAGCTCGTTTTTGACTATGTGGAAAAAGCATTCAAATACAATATTGATGTAGACTCCGTCATTGATCTCGACACACCGATGACTGGATTTCTTTTCCCTGCCTTCTCAAACGGCGCATCGGATGTGAACCATGTTTTATACGCAGCGAACAAAGCAAATGAACCGGATTATAGATTCATAGATGAAGTGCTGAACGGTGACCATACAATCACTGCCAAAGAAGATAAAGAAGTGTTTGAAGAAGTAATGAAGGATGTTATGGGCGATCAGCTCACCCCCTCTACTCTCGCGAACGTATACCGGGAGATCAACACGATGGTCGAGGAAAACGAAGATGACGAAGAACCAAGGCTTGATTACAAGAACGTTGAACGTGTCTTAAACCAAAGTGGCGGGGAACAAGTCGAATCTGAAAAAGTGAAAGCCGCTTTTGAAAGAATCACAGATAACGAATCTTATGAACTAAAAGCAAGTAGCGTCGTACCGAAATACAAATCGAAGTCGATTAAAATTCAAACGAAAGTCGCCAACATCTCCATCAGCCCACAAGACCTCGAATACGTCAGGCAAGTCAATTACAAAGGCAAACGCTGTATCATGATTGAAGTAGAAGAAGACGTGGACATTGAAGGGTTTAGGTTGTTACCTGAAGCGTTTGGGGAGTAG
- a CDS encoding RNA polymerase sigma factor, protein MQIKKLVRKAQRGDKEALLQLVLERKDEYYRLAYSYLRHEEDAMDALEDMIVILYEKISRLNKSQSFYSWSKTILVNECHDILRKRKKTTVLKSNHEHFQEKEGETSIYKLDVKTHLEQLNKDQQEAIQLRYWLDYDYETIARLTNVPLGTVKSRISTGLKKLKEHLGGEYL, encoded by the coding sequence TTGCAAATTAAAAAACTGGTGCGGAAAGCACAACGTGGGGATAAAGAAGCACTATTACAGCTCGTATTGGAACGAAAGGATGAGTATTACCGGCTCGCGTATAGCTATTTACGACATGAGGAAGATGCGATGGATGCCCTTGAGGACATGATCGTCATTCTCTACGAAAAGATTAGCCGACTGAACAAATCACAATCCTTTTATAGCTGGAGCAAGACCATCCTCGTTAATGAGTGCCATGACATCTTAAGAAAACGAAAGAAGACGACAGTATTGAAAAGTAATCATGAGCACTTTCAAGAAAAAGAAGGAGAGACCAGCATATATAAATTGGACGTGAAAACACACTTGGAACAGCTGAATAAGGACCAGCAAGAAGCCATTCAGCTCAGATACTGGCTCGATTATGACTATGAAACGATTGCCCGCTTAACAAACGTTCCCCTAGGAACAGTCAAATCAAGAATTTCTACTGGACTCAAAAAGCTCAAGGAACACCTTGGAGGTGAATACTTATGA
- a CDS encoding GrpB family protein, with translation MLGVNKGKVILASHDSSWRSLFDEEKTLLNSLIGDQAEDIQHMGSTAINGIQAKPIIDILVGVTAMEDIKAFDEEKLREQGYFRLKKVVLEGKVVFAKFSSLENLTKTHILHVVEHNGGWWKAHTFFRDYLNEHPETANAYERHKQELAERYPDNEKAYTDGKKMFVDQVLAKQ, from the coding sequence GTGCTAGGAGTAAATAAAGGCAAGGTCATTTTGGCCTCACATGATTCAAGTTGGAGATCTTTATTTGACGAGGAGAAAACGCTTCTTAATTCATTGATTGGGGATCAAGCCGAAGATATCCAGCATATGGGGAGTACCGCTATTAATGGGATCCAAGCGAAGCCAATCATTGATATTCTCGTTGGTGTAACAGCTATGGAGGACATTAAAGCTTTTGACGAGGAAAAGCTGAGAGAACAAGGCTATTTCCGATTAAAGAAAGTTGTGTTAGAAGGGAAGGTTGTTTTTGCGAAGTTTTCGAGCTTAGAAAATCTTACGAAAACACATATCCTCCATGTCGTTGAGCATAACGGCGGCTGGTGGAAAGCGCACACGTTCTTCAGAGATTATTTGAACGAACATCCCGAAACTGCAAACGCATACGAACGACACAAACAAGAGCTTGCAGAACGCTACCCTGACAACGAAAAAGCTTACACGGACGGTAAGAAGATGTTCGTGGATCAGGTACTCGCAAAGCAATAA
- a CDS encoding DUF4386 domain-containing protein, which produces MKNVQQRAAIIAGVSLLLMAIAAGFSYGYVHNSLVITGDAGATFKNIQASLSLFELGILGWMIIIILDVLVSWAFYVVLKPVHKAYSLVAIWLRLLYTAILALAVSHLVIARQTILEGAQIPPSQVMTSILSFESIWSIGLIIFGLHLFFVGFVALKSSRIPKIISYLLVIAGSSYMLIHLLHTFFPQLEHTTNMLEMVLSLPMIAGELGFGIWLMVKGRKVTMTD; this is translated from the coding sequence TTGAAGAACGTTCAGCAAAGGGCAGCTATTATTGCAGGGGTATCATTACTACTTATGGCCATTGCGGCAGGTTTCTCATATGGATATGTGCACAATTCGTTAGTCATTACAGGGGATGCAGGCGCAACATTCAAAAACATCCAAGCATCCCTCTCATTATTTGAGCTTGGTATACTTGGATGGATGATCATCATTATTCTGGATGTTCTTGTATCGTGGGCTTTTTATGTCGTATTGAAGCCGGTCCACAAAGCGTACTCGCTAGTAGCTATTTGGCTTAGACTCCTATACACGGCTATTCTCGCATTGGCTGTATCGCATTTAGTGATTGCTCGACAAACCATTCTTGAAGGGGCACAAATTCCCCCATCTCAAGTCATGACTTCCATTCTATCTTTTGAATCTATTTGGTCAATCGGCTTGATTATATTTGGTTTACACCTTTTCTTCGTCGGATTTGTTGCTTTAAAATCTTCCCGTATCCCGAAAATAATCAGCTATTTACTTGTTATTGCTGGTAGTAGTTATATGTTGATTCATCTGTTACACACCTTCTTTCCGCAATTGGAACACACAACGAACATGCTGGAAATGGTGTTAAGCCTACCGATGATCGCGGGTGAACTAGGCTTTGGAATATGGCTAATGGTGAAAGGCAGAAAAGTTACAATGACGGACTAG
- the rlmD gene encoding 23S rRNA (uracil(1939)-C(5))-methyltransferase RlmD — MSKKALPVQKNDIVNVTFQDLSHDGAGVAKVDGYTLFVPRGLPGEEAQVKVTKTKKGFGFGKLLELTKESEHRTTPPCPIYKQCGGCQLQHLTYEGQLEYKQKQVQDVMERIGKLKDVNVLPVLGMDDPWRYRNKAQVPVGEQEGGLITGFYQKGSHRIIDMKECLIQQEANDLVVQTVKEIANHYGIRAYNERTHKGTLRHVVAKYGQNTNQIMVVLVTKGKELPNKKNIVANIIDRIPNVKSIVQNINPKKTNVIFGDKTEVLWGDEYIYDTIGDIQFAISARSFYQVNPTQTKVLYDKALEYAQLEGNETVIDAYCGIGTISLFLAQKANQVYGVEIVPEAIEDAKRNAELNGMENVEFEAGEAETVIPAWYEKGIKADTIVVDPPRKGCDETLLNTILDMKPNRVVYVSCNPATLARDLAILEEGGYETQQVQPVDMFPHTTHVECVAQVIMK; from the coding sequence ATGTCCAAAAAAGCATTACCAGTCCAAAAAAATGATATCGTGAACGTCACGTTCCAAGACCTTTCCCATGATGGTGCAGGTGTGGCGAAGGTAGATGGTTATACCCTTTTCGTACCTAGAGGGTTACCTGGGGAAGAAGCACAAGTGAAGGTTACCAAAACGAAGAAAGGCTTCGGTTTCGGAAAGCTGCTGGAACTAACGAAAGAAAGCGAGCACCGAACAACACCACCATGTCCGATCTACAAGCAATGCGGCGGCTGCCAGCTTCAACACCTGACATATGAAGGACAGCTTGAATACAAACAAAAACAAGTGCAAGACGTGATGGAGCGAATCGGCAAGCTTAAGGACGTCAACGTATTACCTGTCTTAGGTATGGACGATCCTTGGCGCTACCGAAATAAAGCGCAAGTACCAGTTGGAGAACAAGAAGGCGGACTGATCACTGGATTTTATCAAAAAGGAAGCCATCGGATTATCGACATGAAGGAATGCCTGATCCAACAGGAAGCTAACGACCTTGTCGTCCAGACGGTAAAAGAGATTGCCAACCATTATGGCATCCGAGCCTACAATGAACGCACCCACAAAGGAACGCTCCGCCATGTCGTTGCGAAGTATGGCCAAAACACAAATCAAATCATGGTCGTTCTCGTTACGAAAGGAAAAGAACTACCGAATAAGAAAAATATTGTGGCAAACATCATCGATCGTATTCCGAATGTGAAATCAATTGTCCAAAACATCAACCCGAAGAAAACGAACGTCATTTTTGGAGATAAAACCGAAGTTCTTTGGGGTGACGAGTACATTTACGACACGATCGGAGACATTCAATTTGCCATTTCAGCTCGTTCCTTCTACCAAGTGAACCCGACTCAAACGAAAGTGCTCTATGATAAAGCACTCGAGTACGCACAGCTTGAAGGAAACGAAACGGTCATAGATGCGTATTGTGGCATCGGTACGATCTCGCTATTCCTAGCTCAAAAAGCGAACCAGGTGTACGGCGTGGAAATTGTTCCTGAAGCGATTGAAGATGCGAAACGGAATGCAGAACTGAACGGAATGGAAAACGTGGAGTTTGAAGCAGGAGAAGCAGAAACGGTCATCCCAGCCTGGTATGAAAAAGGAATCAAAGCCGACACCATCGTCGTCGATCCACCAAGAAAAGGCTGCGACGAAACCCTACTCAACACAATCCTAGACATGAAACCAAACCGAGTCGTCTACGTATCCTGCAACCCAGCAACCCTAGCCCGAGACCTCGCCATCCTAGAAGAAGGCGGATATGAAACACAGCAAGTCCAACCAGTAGATATGTTTCCACATACGACGCACGTGGAGTGTGTGGCACAGGTTATTATGAAATGA
- a CDS encoding flavodoxin family protein codes for MKLHTLVLNCSLKSSDETSHTQALIDESLKIFKEHDVTYDIVRLADYNIGYGITDDTGEGDDWPEIHEKVKAADILIIGTPLWLGEKSSIAAHAIERLYGASGHTNEKGQAIYYNKVGGVVITGNEDGAKNAARSVLYALSHIGFTIPPNVDAYWVGEAGPGPSYMDADGKNEFTEKNIKMMSHNLIHMARILKENPIPAEGNTMD; via the coding sequence TTGAAATTACATACACTTGTACTGAATTGTTCATTGAAATCAAGCGATGAGACGTCCCACACACAAGCCCTGATTGATGAATCCCTGAAGATCTTTAAGGAGCATGATGTTACATACGATATTGTACGCCTTGCAGACTATAACATAGGCTATGGTATTACGGATGATACAGGTGAAGGTGACGACTGGCCTGAAATTCATGAAAAAGTGAAGGCGGCTGACATCCTGATCATTGGAACACCACTCTGGTTAGGGGAGAAGAGTAGTATTGCTGCGCATGCGATTGAACGCCTATACGGGGCAAGCGGGCATACGAATGAAAAAGGACAAGCGATCTACTACAATAAAGTCGGTGGAGTTGTCATAACAGGAAATGAAGACGGCGCGAAAAATGCTGCTCGGTCCGTTCTTTATGCCCTGTCACACATCGGTTTCACGATTCCGCCGAACGTTGACGCCTATTGGGTAGGAGAAGCAGGTCCAGGACCCTCTTACATGGACGCAGACGGAAAAAATGAATTCACCGAGAAAAATATCAAAATGATGAGCCACAATCTTATCCACATGGCACGTATTCTTAAAGAAAACCCAATCCCGGCAGAAGGGAATACGATGGATTAA
- a CDS encoding DUF4179 domain-containing protein, with protein sequence MSDIKKSLRKDGEKIRLLKAPEALEERLRSKLNEAPTKQSNHFKKPFLIAASFIFVFFFTYQFDTIAFYGKKILGYDDILTDSLSELNEQGKGQVIGKSADLPDGGKLTLDGLMLDDNQLILFYTLYDPKQKVEDIYLNTRGILDGFLGEITPDSGRATTSDDNTSMTIAQSFEPPNPFARELTFRLSYDNDPSKNVEIPFELDRSKAMMTKYKQKINQTIKTSSADYVFEEMVATPTQTVFTGKIFVEDKKAWHSEMTSQGFEIQLRADGKLIQKQGQGNSSGLFGNTFDVKFEPLDDVEELTIILESGLTTNESEQKIPLKQGTFKLDDQTISIDEIKKENGKIEILLTADDNFSVLEAELTGTNGKVGLESVNDTDYRSTEDGLVKEFVLSFDGTVKGESFLRISKYAAVRPNGKSIVVPIK encoded by the coding sequence ATGAGTGATATCAAAAAAAGCTTGAGAAAAGATGGAGAGAAAATACGATTATTGAAGGCACCTGAAGCCTTAGAAGAGCGGTTGCGATCAAAGCTTAATGAAGCTCCGACAAAACAGAGCAATCATTTCAAAAAACCCTTCCTCATAGCTGCATCGTTTATATTTGTATTCTTTTTCACCTACCAATTTGATACGATCGCTTTTTACGGAAAGAAGATACTTGGTTATGACGATATATTGACGGACTCTTTAAGTGAGTTGAACGAACAAGGGAAAGGTCAGGTCATTGGAAAGAGTGCAGACCTTCCAGATGGAGGAAAGTTGACGCTTGATGGATTGATGCTGGATGATAATCAACTGATTCTTTTCTATACCCTTTACGATCCAAAGCAGAAGGTTGAGGATATCTATCTTAATACAAGAGGGATTTTAGACGGTTTCCTTGGAGAAATTACACCAGATTCAGGTAGGGCAACGACAAGTGATGACAATACCTCAATGACAATTGCACAGTCCTTTGAACCACCCAATCCCTTCGCTAGAGAGCTGACATTTAGACTGAGTTATGATAATGATCCTAGTAAGAATGTGGAGATACCATTTGAACTAGACCGTTCAAAGGCCATGATGACGAAATATAAGCAGAAAATTAATCAAACGATTAAAACGAGTAGCGCAGATTATGTGTTTGAAGAAATGGTCGCAACACCAACGCAAACTGTTTTTACAGGTAAAATATTCGTTGAGGATAAAAAAGCTTGGCATAGTGAAATGACTTCTCAAGGCTTTGAAATTCAATTAAGAGCAGATGGAAAACTGATTCAAAAGCAAGGGCAAGGAAATAGCTCTGGACTATTTGGTAACACATTTGATGTGAAATTCGAACCGTTAGATGATGTGGAAGAACTCACCATCATACTTGAAAGCGGTCTAACGACGAATGAATCAGAGCAAAAAATACCGCTAAAACAAGGCACGTTCAAACTAGATGATCAAACAATCTCTATTGATGAAATCAAAAAGGAGAATGGTAAGATTGAAATCTTATTGACGGCAGATGACAACTTCAGCGTACTGGAAGCTGAACTTACGGGCACCAACGGGAAAGTGGGGTTAGAGTCCGTAAACGATACAGACTACCGCAGTACTGAGGATGGTTTAGTAAAAGAATTTGTTCTCTCTTTTGACGGTACAGTGAAAGGGGAATCTTTCCTCCGCATATCTAAATATGCTGCTGTAAGACCAAATGGGAAATCAATCGTTGTACCGATTAAGTAA
- a CDS encoding Crp/Fnr family transcriptional regulator, giving the protein MKGILIDYMNRFTDLSEPELEKIAADICVETFEKGTVLVQQGDVPTQCFFVLKGMVRQYAVDENGKEHTFNFFTEQESVTIFNQHSQDKTSKYALSCLEECVLVVGDLLTEQDMLEAHPVLEKMLRKMMEESMGEMHDNFTTFVASKPEERYKALKEKKPELLNRVPQHQLASYLGITPESLSRIKKRSEQAELKIVD; this is encoded by the coding sequence ATGAAGGGAATCCTTATCGATTATATGAATCGGTTTACTGATTTAAGTGAGCCTGAATTAGAAAAAATTGCAGCAGATATCTGTGTTGAAACGTTTGAGAAAGGGACCGTTTTAGTACAGCAAGGTGACGTTCCAACGCAATGTTTTTTCGTTCTAAAAGGTATGGTACGGCAGTACGCTGTTGATGAAAATGGAAAAGAGCATACCTTCAACTTCTTTACCGAGCAAGAAAGTGTAACGATATTCAACCAGCATAGTCAGGATAAAACATCAAAATATGCGTTAAGCTGCCTGGAAGAGTGTGTGTTGGTGGTTGGTGATTTATTAACAGAACAGGACATGTTAGAAGCACATCCTGTCCTGGAAAAGATGTTGCGTAAAATGATGGAAGAGAGTATGGGAGAGATGCACGATAATTTCACTACATTCGTCGCCTCTAAGCCTGAAGAACGGTATAAAGCATTGAAGGAAAAGAAGCCGGAACTCTTGAACAGGGTTCCTCAGCATCAGCTCGCAAGTTATTTAGGGATTACACCTGAATCGTTAAGCCGTATAAAAAAAAGATCAGAGCAAGCTGAATTAAAAATCGTCGACTAG